In the Desulfovibrio subterraneus genome, CTTTCACGCGCTTGACCCAGCCTGCTTCGAGACCTTCCATGCAGTTGGCTCCCAGCTCCTTCACATCGGTGGTGACGAGGAAGCGGGCGGGGATGATGGCGTCGGTGTCGATATGGTCACCGACCTTGTGGGCAGTACCCTGATAAATCATGATATAAACTCCTCTTGGTGTTTCGCCGTTCCCGTATTGTGCGGTGCGGGCGAAACAACGGATGATACATCGCTAACGCGGGGTGCCGTGCCGGGCTGAGGGCAGATTTCTCTCCGCCGTAGGCCAAGGGGCACTCCCGCCGGTGGTTCCTACAGCTTGCGCGGGTCGGCGATTTCGCCGGCAATGGCGGATGCCGCAGCCACGCAGGGGCTGGAGAGGTACACTTCCGACTCAAGGCTGCCCATGCGGCCTCTGAAGTTGCGGTTGGTGGTGGCAATGGCCACTTCACCGTCCGCCAGAATGCCCATGTGGCCGCCGAGGCAGGGACCGCAGGTGGCTGGGCCGACAATGCAGCCTGCATCCATGAAGGTTTCGATGAGGCCTTCCTTCAGTGCCTGCTTCCAGATGCCGGGGGTGGCGGGCAGGATGATGGCGCGCACATGCTTGGCAACCTTGCGGCCCTTGAAGATGGCGGCGGCTTCACGCAGGTCGCTGATGCGGCCGTTGGTGCACGAGCCCACAACCACCTGATTGACGCGCACGTTCTTCACGTCTTCAACGGGCTTCACGTTTTCGGGCAGGTGCGGGCAGGCAATCTGCGGAGACATGCCGGAAACATCGAAGCGCACCACGCGTTCATACACGGCACCGGCGTCTGCGGTCATGGGGCTGTCGTTGCGGCCGCGGGCAGAGGTGTAGGCGATGGTCTTTTCATCCACGGGGAACAGGCCGCACTTGCCGCCTGCTTCAATGGCCATGTTGGCAATGCACATGCGGCCTTCAACGTCGAGAGCGTCCACCACGGGGCCGCCGAATTCGAGGGCCTTGTAGAGCGCGCCGGCAACGCCGATTTCGCCGATGAGCTTGAGGATAAGGTCTTTTGCGCCCACATAGGCGGGCATGGTGCCGCTGTATTCCACCTTGATGGTCGGGGGCACCTTGAACCAGGTGCTGCCAAGCGCCATGGCACCTGCAACGTCGGTGGAGCCGAGACCGGTCGCAAATGCGCCGAGGCCGCCGTAGGTGCAGGTGTGGGAGTCTGCGCCCACCACGATGTCGCCGGGACCCACAAGGCCCAGTTCAGGCAGCAGGGCGTGTTCCACGCCACAGTCGCCGCCTTCGTAGTAGTGGGTAATGTTCTGCTCTTCGGCGAACTCGCGTACGCCCTTCACCTGAATGGCGGACTCGATGTCCTTCTGGGGGGTGAAGTGGTCCATGACCAGTGCCACGCGGTCTTTGTCAAATACCTTCTTTGCGCCCATGGCGCGGAAGGACTTGATGGCCAGCGGTGCGGTGATGTCGTTGGCCAGGGCCAGCGAGATATTGCACTGGACAATCTGTCCTGCCTCGGTGATCTGCTGGT is a window encoding:
- the leuC gene encoding 3-isopropylmalate dehydratase large subunit, whose amino-acid sequence is MAHTLVQKVLQKHTDQQITEAGQIVQCNISLALANDITAPLAIKSFRAMGAKKVFDKDRVALVMDHFTPQKDIESAIQVKGVREFAEEQNITHYYEGGDCGVEHALLPELGLVGPGDIVVGADSHTCTYGGLGAFATGLGSTDVAGAMALGSTWFKVPPTIKVEYSGTMPAYVGAKDLILKLIGEIGVAGALYKALEFGGPVVDALDVEGRMCIANMAIEAGGKCGLFPVDEKTIAYTSARGRNDSPMTADAGAVYERVVRFDVSGMSPQIACPHLPENVKPVEDVKNVRVNQVVVGSCTNGRISDLREAAAIFKGRKVAKHVRAIILPATPGIWKQALKEGLIETFMDAGCIVGPATCGPCLGGHMGILADGEVAIATTNRNFRGRMGSLESEVYLSSPCVAAASAIAGEIADPRKL